CGAGTGGCGGCCCAAGCAGTCGTACGTGGTGGTCAAGAACCCCGAATATCGCGAGGTCTACTACCCCAGCGAGGGCTGGTCGGCCGAGGACGTCGAGCGCGGCCTGGCCGATGCCGGCGGCAAGCGAATTCCGATGGTCGACCGCCTCGAGTTCGCGATGTACGTCGAGAACAACCCGCTGTGGCTCGACTTCGAGAACGAGAAGCTGGGCTACATCGAGCTGCCCTATGACTTCTTCGAGAAGGCCTTCAACGCCCGCACCAAGCGCATCGACCGTGGCCTCAGGCGCAAGGGCGTGACCTACGTCGTCGAGCCGCAGCTGGACTTCATCTTCCGCTCGTTCAACATGGAAGACGAACTCGTGGGCGGGTACACGCCCGAGAAGGTTGCACTTCGCCGCGCCATCAGCCTGGCCAGCGACCTCAACGAGATCAACGAGTCGTTCTACGCCGGTCTGTGCACCATCTACGACGGTCCCATTCCGCCGGGCCTGGACGGCCACCCCGAGGGGCACAAGGTCGAGGACAGCTGGATGGGGCCCAACCTCGAAGCCGCTCGCGAGCAGCTCGAGCTGGCAGGCTATCCCAACGGCCAGGGCCTGCCGCCCATCGAGTACGTCACCAGCCGCGGCGGCCAGAACAAGGAAATGACCGACATGCTGGTCCGCCAGCTCTCGCAGGTCGGAATCCGCCTTGAGCCCGTGCTGGTCGACTTCCCTGATCTCATCGCTCGCGTCAACCGCCGCGAGGTTCCGTTCTTCGGCTTCGCCTGGGCCAGCGACTACCCCGATGCGGAGAACAACCTGGCGCTCTTCTACTCGCCCAATGCCTCGCCGGGCAGCAACCACGGCAACTACAGCCGGCCCGAGTACGACGCGATGTACGAGAAGGCTCGGCTCATGGAGCCCGGGCCGGAGCGCACGGCGATGTACGAAGAGATGCGTGACATGATCATCGCCGACGCGCCGTTCGTCGGAGCGCTCGCGCGGAACCGCTACTTCCTGATCAACGACCACATGAAGAACGCCAAGCCCACCCAGCGGTTCTGGTCGTGGTTCAAGTACTGCGACACCGACCAGACCCGCTAAGACCGGTCACGAGCACGAAAGGCGGCTGAACCGGCATGTGGGCGTACGTCCTCCGACGCATCCTGTACAACATCCCCGTGTACATGGGGGTGATCCTTTTTCTCATGATCCTGCTGCGCCTCACCGATCCCGTGACGGCGTACCTGGGCAAGTATCCGACCTACGACCAGTACACCACCAAGCGTTCGGACTTCGGACTGGACAAGCCGCTTCTGGGCGACTGGCAGATCGGTGGCCGAACGTGGGAGTCGCGTGAAGGCGGTCTCGGCGGGAGCTACCTGGAGAAGGGCCGCGGCACCGGCAAGGCCCACGTGCAGTGGACCTTCGACCTGCCCGCGGGCACGTACAAGGTGCAGGCCACCTGGCCATCGATCGAAGACAACGATGGCAACGCGCAGTCGGTCGGAGAGGCGGGCCTGGTCTGGGTGCGCCTCATCGAGGGCGACATCGCGCTGCGCACGGTTTCCATGGATCAGACGCGTCCTCCACGTTCGATCGAGGTTGATGGCACGGGTTGGGCCGATCTGGGAAGCGTGGACTTGTCGTCGGGCGACCCGTTCACGGTGCGCGTGCTCGATGATTCGAGCAAGGGGGTGGTCATCGATGCCATCCGCATCGAGCCCGTTCGCGTCGCCACGGGTGAAGTTCCAGGGCCCATGGTTGCCGACGCGGATCCCGACGCCCCGAACGTCGAGATCGTGGACGATCCCTGGACGGTCGGGGGATGGGCCCGCAGCCTGTGGGACAATCAGTATTTCGCCGCATTAGGCCGCATCGTGACGCTGCGATTCAATCAGAAGAGTTGGTCGGTCGAGAGCCAGAGCGTGGGCGAGATCATCGCCACGTCGATCGTGCCCAGCCTCTCAGTCACCCTGCCGGTGCTCGTGCTGACCACGCTCATATCAACGAGCCTCGGCCTGCTCGCGTCGTTCAATCGTGGTAAGCCGCTCGATCGCGGCGTGATGTTCCTGGCCGTGCTGGGCATGAGCATCAGCTACCTGGTATACGTGATCGTGGGGCAGTACTTCGGCGCCCAGTGGCCTCGCCTGGCGTTCGATCTGGAGATCTTCTCGACTTTCGGGTACGAGCCGGTGCTGCCGATCTGGTCGCAGGTGAAGCAGGGCCTGATCGATAACGGGGTCGAGGATCCGGGCTTCTTCAACATCCTGCTGTCGTGGTTCGGATCGGTGCCCAAGTCGCTGAGCAAGTGGCCCTATTACTGCCTCCTGCCGGTCATCATCGGCGTTATCGTGGCGATGGGCTACGACACGCGGTTCTATCGCGCCGTGATGGTCGAGGAGTGCAACAAGGACTACATCCGCACGGCCCGCGCCAAGGGCGCCAGCAATCGGCGGGTGATGTACCGCCACATGCTGCGAAATGCGCTCATTCCGATCATCACGCGCGTGATGATTTCGTTGCCCTTCATCATCATGGGCTCGCTGCTCGTGGAGATCTACTTCGGCATTCCGGGCATGGGCCAGCAGCTCTTCACGGCGATCACGAACAAGGACTTCCCGGTCGTCGAGGCCATCACGGCCCTGCTGGCGGCGCTGTTCATCATCACCAACATCCTGACCGACGTGCTCTACGCCGTGGTCGATCCGCGGGTGACTCTGAAGTGAGAGGGGCGAGGCGTTGAGCGGATCGTTGCTGGACCGCAAGATCGAAAGCGAACTGGCCGAGGGCAAGGTCGGCTGGTTGAAATCGCTGCGCCGCTCACGGGCGTTCCGGACCTTCGTGCGCGACAAGGCGGCGGTCGTCGCCCTGTGCGTTATCGCCGTCTATATCTCGATCGCCGTGCTGATCGTCGGGTCGCAACTGGCCAACAAGATCTCGGGTGGTCGCCTGTCGGACACGTTTATCGTCAAGGAGCTTTCGCTCGAGCGCTCGACCGAGCGCGTGGGCCCAGACAGCCTGCCGGGCTTCTTCGAGCAGGCTGGCCCGGCCAAGCAGATCGAGCACGCCGACTTCTACATGTCCGACATCGAGCGTGCCCTCAGCCGCCAGGATCCGCAGGTCGCCCTGGATGCGATCTCGTTCGCCGAGCGCGACGTGGCCGAACTTCCGGTGGAGGAACTGCGCGAGTTGATGACGCAGGCGCGCGATCAGCTCGAACTGGTCGACCAGCTCTACCTCGATCTGGAGCTCTTCCGGGAAGATCTCGCGTACGCACGCGACGACCTGGAGTTGGCCGAGACCGAGGAAGAAGCCGAAGAGCTGCGGGCCGAGATCGAGGCGCTTGCCGCGTCGATCCCCGAAGCGAAGATAGAGCTGGACGCGGCCATCGAGCAACTGCAAGCCGACGTACGGGCGCTGCTGCCCGACCCGACGGGGTTTGACGGGATCATGTACGACCTGCGGCTTTCGCTGGGCACCGACACGGCGGGGCGGTCGATCCTCTGGCGAGCGATCTACTCGATTCGCGTGGCAACGCAGGTTGGGCTGGTGTCGGCCATCATCGCCGTCGTGGTGGGGGCCTTCCTGGGCGCGACGGCTGGCTTCTTCGGCGGCTGGGTCGATCACTCGATCGTGTGGCTCTACTCCACGCTTTCCAGCGTGCCCTACATCGTGCTGCTCACCGTTGTGGCGTTCGTGTTCGGCTCGATGGAACTCACCGTGCCGTTCACCGACGGCATCAAGGTGCACCAGACGCTCATCCCGATGTACGTGGCCTTCGGTGTCACGTTCTGGATCGCGCCATGCCGGCAGATCCGCGGCGAGGCGCTGAAGATTCGCTCGCTCGACTACGTCCAGAGTGCCACGGCCCTTGGCGCAGGGCGGTTCTATATCCTGCGCAAGCACATCATTCCCAACGTGCTGTTCCTGGTGTTCATCAACTTCTCGCTGATCTTCATCGGCGCCATCAAGAGCGAGGTCATCCTCAGCTTCCTGGGCATCGGCGTGCAGGGCCAGCCGAGTTGGGGCGTGATGATCAGCGAGTCTCGCAGCGAGGTGCTGAACCAGTTCTTCTGGCAGATCGGCACCGCCACAGCGTTCATGTTCGGGCTGGTGCTGGCGTTCAACGTCTTCAGCGATGCGCTGCAAGACGCGTTCGACCCCAAGCACGCCCGCTAGGTCCGCAAGTACCAAATAAAAACCACACGCTCTCGCCTTCCCGCAGGAGCGTGTGATTGCATCTGCGCAGAAAAAAACACGACGTCCGACAGCAACCGGGCGCCGTGTTTAGGAGGAGAGAGACAAGACAAGACAAATATGCGCCGGTTTTTCTGGCACGCCAGCCATTCTTGAAAGAAAATGTTCAGAGGGTTGGATCCTGGCGATCCTGCGAGCGAGAGGGGCGAGCGAGATGCTGATCGGGCGTCGTATTTCCGTCATGGCGGGCTTTGTGCTCGCATTTTGTCTGGCATGGCCGCTCTCGGCGGGCGTGCGGGTGACTTCGCCCGATGCGCGACTGATCATCGCCTCTGAGACGCTGCCCGGCACGATCGACACCGGCCAGTGGTCGCTCATGGTGTGGGTCTTTGCCCAGGAAGCCACGACCGAGCCCAACTCGATCCTCACCGTCGGCGGCCATCTGGCGGTGGTTGCCGCCCCCGATGGGATCGAGGTCACCGCTCAGCACGATGCATACCAGGCCTCGCTTCGGCTCGACACGCCCTTGGAGCCTGGCCGCTGGCACCTGCTCGCGGTGTCAGTCGATTATCGGGCCAGACTCGCGGCCGCATGGCTGGCCACCGATCAGGGAGACGTGAGCGAGTCCGAGATCGGATCGGCTTCCGATCGCCTTCGCCGAGCGACCGATGCCCGGCAATTTGCCCGTGATCGCCAGCAGGTTGGACGGCCGCAGGTCGGGCCGCGATCGGCGGTTCGGTCCCTGGGTCTTGGTCAGGCATCGCTCGACGCGCCCGACCCGATGCTCGTGCCTGACGGCTCGGGCCTGCAGCTGGGCGCCTCGCCGCTGGGGCTTCCTTCGGCAATGCTGGTGTTCGATGCATTGGCGATCCGCAACCACCCGCTGAATGACACCGACGTTCGACGGGTCTGGCTCAGCCGCGATTACTACGCGCCGCACGGCCTGGACACGCGCGACGACGGGGGGCGGATGGACGGGTGGCGTGGTTGCGAGTTCCTTGCGTTCCACGCCGTCGGCCCCGGACCCATTGGTCCGGGCCTGCCAGATGACAAGGCCTCGTACGTAGGCGGGCCGGTCAGGCCGACCAATGTCATACTCCTCACGCAACCCAGAGAGCGCATCGAGCCGCTGAGTTACGCATTCATGACGGTCGTGCCCGTGCCATACGCGGCGGGCCTTGTTCATTCCAGCCGGCTCGAACCTGACCTGGACGGATTCTTCGAGATCGAGCGTCCGCCCTTCGATGCGCCGACGGAAGCCATCGGTCCGCTCGGCGAAAAGGGCCGCATGCTGGCCACCGAGCCCACCGGCCTCCTGCGCGTGCTCGTCAGTGCAAATAGCCGGGGCGTTCGCGGTACGCTGGGGCCGCAGCCCTGGCCCGAGGGCTTTGCGCATGGGTTCGTGCAAGCCCTCTTACCGCGCATGGCGGGGGTGCTGATGCGGCCAGCGACTGTGATCGACGTTCGCGGTGGCTGGTTTGGCCTGGATACGTCACAATCCACGCCTGACGTGACGCTCGTCCGCCCGCTGCACGCGCGCACCGACGCCTGGGCAGACTGGACACGCTTTGGCAGCGGGACCCTGCCCGCCGTCAGCCGAGGACCGGGGCCGGCAATGAGCATCTCGCCCGGCGGGGTGTATCGGCTCAGGTGCGGACCGGTGGACGGCAGCCTGCTCCGGGCCGATGAGCCGCTGGTGGTACGTTCGACGCTACTTGCCTTCCCGGGCTCAAGCACGCTGCTGTGGACGCCCGAGCGTGGCTTCATGCAACACGGCGAGGGCCTGCCGACCGGTGGGCAGGCTGAGGTTCCGCTCGATACCACGCGCGTTGCGCTCACGTTTACTGACGACGATCGGTTCATCGGCGAAACCCTGCTCGTGCTCGGCAGGGTGGTCGACGTACGTCCGGGCGACGCGGTGGTCGTGATCGCCGGCCCGGCTCGCGGGTCGGTTTCCGTCGTGACTGCAGCCGAAGTCGCCAACGGCGTGACATCCGTGACGTTGTCTCACCCGTTTGGTCATCGACCCGAGGCGGGGGCCGAACTTCGGATTGGTCCGTGGCGCTTCGTTTCCGTGGAGCATCGATTCGAGCCGGTGCCCGCCGGCGACGATCGCAACTGGCGCGGTCAGGTGCTTCGTGCGGCGGACGACGATCTGCTGGGCCTGATGCACTATGCCACCAGCGCATGGCGACCGGACGTGGATGGGTACCTCTTCGGGTCGGCCGGCCAGAGCGGCCAGGGCTACACGCCGCAACTGGAGAGCGCTTTTCCGGGTTCGCTCGCTGCGTGGGCCGTTGAATCTCAGGTGGACGTGTGGATCCAGGGCCTGGCCCAGCAAAGCTCTCAACCCAGCGTCATGCGCGAGTACCTTGATCGATTGCGCGTGGGCCTGGGCGAAGATGCCGAGATCATCTGGGCCAGCGATGGGGTGCATGCGCATACGACCCATCATGCGTGGCATCGCTATCTCGAAGAAAACGCCGCCGATGCGGGCGTCGCGGCGATCTTCGCCGTGGGCCATCCCAGGGTGGGCTCGTACTTCGCCCAGGCCGCCAGCGGCATGCGGACAGACGATGCACACTTCTCGAGCTTCGGAAGCCGGGTCATCGCCGAAGCCTGGCTCGACCAGTTGCGGGACCTGACCGGGGGCCCTTGCGAGCGGGCCGATCACAACCGCGACGGCGTGGTCGACGTGTTCGATCTTCTGGCGTTCCAGTCGGACTGGCAGGACCGCAATCCCAGGGCCGACCTCGACGGCGACGGCGAGTTCTTGATCTTCGACTTCCTCCTGCTTCTGACCGCTATCGACCAATGTCGGTGAACCCACGCCATCCTGCCGCCATATATCCTCTCCGCCGCCGATAGCCGATGTAGCCCTTGGCGATCGGTTCTTGCACGGTTCGAGGGGAGCAGGCGTTCATGGGTATCGAAGCCGTCATCGTGCTGGGCATCGTGGCGGCGGTGCTGCTGGCCCTGATGTTCACCCGGATCGCGGCCGACGCGATCATGGTGTCCGCATTGACGGCCCTCCTGGTGGTGCCCGTACCGACCGATACGGGCATAAAGCTGGGCGTGTTGGATCCCGGTCAGGCCATCGGTGGATTCGCGAGCACGGGCCTGGCGACGGTGGCGGTGCTCTTCGTCGTCGTGACGGGCCTGAGAGAAACCGGCGGCATCGACTGGATCTCGGCCCGCGTTTTGGGTCGGCCGCAGTCCATGCGGACGGGCATGGTGCGCATGACGCTTCCGGTTGCGGGCATGAGCGCCTTCCTGAATAACACGCCAGTGGTCGCCCTGATGATCCCGGCTGTCTCCGACTGGTGCAAGCGCACGGGGTTGTCGCCGTCCAAGTTCATGCTGCCGCTGAGCTATGCGGCCATCCTCGGCGGCACGTGCTCGCTCATCGGCACCAGCACGAACCTGGTCGTGGCGGGGATGGTCATCGATCAAGTTGATCCGGACCAGCTTGATCCCATCGGCATGTTCGACATCACCTGGGTAGGCCTGCCATGCGTGGTGGTTGGCCTTGCCTTCCTCCTGCTCCTGGGGCCCAGATTGCTGCCGAATCGCGGCTCGCCGGCCAGCGTCATGGCCGATCCCAGGGAGTACACGCTCGAGATGATCGTGCCAGAAGGCAGCACGCTGGCAGGAAAGACCGTGGAGGCCGCGGGCTTGCGGAATCTGCCCGGGTGCTTTCTGGTGGAAGTCGAGCGCGAGGGTGGTGTGATGGCGGCGATGGGGCCCCACACCGTGCTCCGCGCAGGCGATCGCCTCGTGTTTGCGGGCGTCGTCGAAGCGATCAAGGACCTCCAGGCGTTGCGCGGATTGACGCCGGCGACCGACCAGGTGTTCAAGCTCGATTCTCCTCGTTTTCGCAGACGCTTGTTCGAGGCGGTCGTCTCGCGCACGAGTCCCGCGGCTGGGCAGACGATCCGTGCCGGTCGGTTCCGCAATACCTACGACGCGGTGGTCATCGCCGTGGCAAGAGAGGGCGAACGGTTGAAGGGCAAGCTGGGCGACATCGAGCTCAAGCCCGGCGACACGTTGCTGCTCGAAGCAGACCCGGGCTTTGCCGACCGACACCGCAATTCGCGCGACTTCCTGCTTGTCAGCGCGTTGGAAGACTCGGCGCCACGGCGCCACGCCCGCGCGCCGCTGGCGGCCGTGTTCCTTGCGGGAATGGTTGCGCTTGCCGCCCTGGGCGTGCTCGATATGCTCGCCGCCGCCCTGGTGGCCGCCGGGCTGATGGTGGTCACGCGGTGCTGCACCATCACCGAGGCCCGTCGCAGCATCGACTGGTCGGTCCTCATCGTCATCGGCGCGGCCCTGGGGCTCGGTGAGGCGCTGCGCGTATCTGGCGCTGCGGCCGGCATTGCCGACGTCATTCTCGGCACCGTGGGACAACATCCGTGGATGGTGCTGCTTGCGATCTACGTGATCACGAGCCTGGCAACGGAGGTGATCACGAACAACGCGGCGGTCGTACTCGTGTTTCCGATCGCCGTCGATGCCGCGACACGGATGGACGTCAGCCTGATGCCCTTCGTGATCGCCATCATGATCGGTGGCTCGGCCAGCTTCGCGACGCCACTGGGCTACCAGACCAACCTGATGGTCTACGGCCCGGGAGGTTACCGATTTGCTGACTTCCTGCGCGTCGGCATTCCGATGAACGTGATTATCGGGATTACGGCCGTAATTCTCGCGCCACTCGTCTTCCCGTTCTGAGGTGGATCCCGGCTCGTCCGCACGCCGGGCGCTAGGCTCGGCACATGTCCGCGGGAGAGGACTTGCCCGAAGCGATCGGATCGCCGCTTCCGGCCGGTGTGCGGCCCGTGGTGGTCGCATCGCATCGCCGCTCGGGCACGCACTTGATGCTCGACTTCCTCCGCCGGCAATTCGAGGCGTGTTGCCCACCGTTCCGCCTGGGCGTCAACCCGCATCGATACCTGTACTTTGTCATCGATCGCTTCCGACCCGAGCATCGATCGCATGTGGGCGTGCAGGCGTGCCAGCGCATGATGGCCACGGCGCCCATGCCGGCGTTGAAGACCCATAGCACGCCCGATTTTCCGGGCATCATCGCCGAAGCCAGGCCTTTGTGCGAGGCGGCCCTGCGCGAGGGCGTGGTGCTCTACTGCGTCCGCGACGTTCGGGCGGTGCTCGCGAGCCTTCATGCGTTCGAGCGTGTGACGAAGGAAACAGCGGCAAGATCATTATCGGACTACATCAGACAGGATGTTGGCGGGCGGAATCGCGTTCGATACTGGGCCGACCATGTCCAGGCTTGGTCGAACCTGTCGCCCGCGGCTCAGGTCATTCGATACGAGCACATGGTCGGTGATCCGGGGTCCATGCTCGCTCACCTTGCTGCCTGGCTCGGTCAGGAACCACGACGCCGAGAGCCCCTGCTTCCGCCCAAGCTCAAGTATCGCCAACAGTTGTGGCTCGCCCGTCTCACGGGTATCCCAGAGAGCACCAATGTTATGGGACGAAAACTGGGCGTCCGGCCTCACGACTGGCGGACCGCCTACACCGACGCCGACTTAGCCTTCCTGGAAGAGCATGCCGGAGACACCATGCGAACGTTGGGGTACATCTCTGGCGACGATTGGAATGCCAGCCCGGCATGAACACGGCGACCCCGCCGGGCGAACCAGCGATCCGGCGGACGATCGTGCGAAGGTGTGTTCCGGACGACGAGCGCTCTAGCATCCGTCGACCCCGCGAGACGGCCTGAGATCGCGGGTTGTTTTTGTGTCATCGAGGCTCAGGTCCATCGAGGAGCGGACATGCCGGGCGAGTTGGTTGTAGTTGCGGGCGGTGGTGGTTTCATCGGCGGGCACTTGGCTGCGGACCTGCTGCGTCAGGGTTTCCGAGTGCGTTCGGTCGATCGCAAGCCGATGGAAGAGTGGTACCAGGTCCACAACGACGCCGAGAACCTCGTGGCCGACCTCAACGGCATCGATGCCTGCCGACAGGCCTGCCAGGGGGCCGACCAGGTCTACCAACTCGCCGCCGATATGGGTGGCATGGGCTTCATCGAGACCCACAAGGCCGAGTGCATGCTCAGCGTGCTGATCAATACGCACATGCTCATGGCCGCCCGTGACGCGGGGGTCAAGAAGTTCTTCTACAGCTCCTCGGCGTGCGTCTACAACGGCGACAAGCAGACCGACGAGGACGTCGTCGCCCTGAAGGAAGAAGACGCCTACCCCGCCCTGCCCGAAGATGGTTACGGGTGGGAGAAGCTCTTCAGCGAGCGCATGTGCCGACACTTCCGCGAGGACTATGGCA
The sequence above is a segment of the Phycisphaerales bacterium genome. Coding sequences within it:
- a CDS encoding ABC transporter substrate-binding protein, whose protein sequence is MTVVTAMLLASLAPAQQTVLRLPMRTAGPNTLDPAQGSTTYENMAVSQVYETLLQPKYTDPNELEPLLLAEMPTSYTDDQGRKVWKFKLREDAKFHDNACFPDGEGRQVTTDDVFYSWKRLADQRASEGKNWWLLKDTIVGFDEYKARQDQAPEFDYDAPVEGLRKLSDTEFEVVLQQPVYRFIWVLQMFQTSIVPREAVEHYNANGQNGFSANPVGTGPFMFREWRPKQSYVVVKNPEYREVYYPSEGWSAEDVERGLADAGGKRIPMVDRLEFAMYVENNPLWLDFENEKLGYIELPYDFFEKAFNARTKRIDRGLRRKGVTYVVEPQLDFIFRSFNMEDELVGGYTPEKVALRRAISLASDLNEINESFYAGLCTIYDGPIPPGLDGHPEGHKVEDSWMGPNLEAAREQLELAGYPNGQGLPPIEYVTSRGGQNKEMTDMLVRQLSQVGIRLEPVLVDFPDLIARVNRREVPFFGFAWASDYPDAENNLALFYSPNASPGSNHGNYSRPEYDAMYEKARLMEPGPERTAMYEEMRDMIIADAPFVGALARNRYFLINDHMKNAKPTQRFWSWFKYCDTDQTR
- a CDS encoding ABC transporter permease subunit, whose protein sequence is MWAYVLRRILYNIPVYMGVILFLMILLRLTDPVTAYLGKYPTYDQYTTKRSDFGLDKPLLGDWQIGGRTWESREGGLGGSYLEKGRGTGKAHVQWTFDLPAGTYKVQATWPSIEDNDGNAQSVGEAGLVWVRLIEGDIALRTVSMDQTRPPRSIEVDGTGWADLGSVDLSSGDPFTVRVLDDSSKGVVIDAIRIEPVRVATGEVPGPMVADADPDAPNVEIVDDPWTVGGWARSLWDNQYFAALGRIVTLRFNQKSWSVESQSVGEIIATSIVPSLSVTLPVLVLTTLISTSLGLLASFNRGKPLDRGVMFLAVLGMSISYLVYVIVGQYFGAQWPRLAFDLEIFSTFGYEPVLPIWSQVKQGLIDNGVEDPGFFNILLSWFGSVPKSLSKWPYYCLLPVIIGVIVAMGYDTRFYRAVMVEECNKDYIRTARAKGASNRRVMYRHMLRNALIPIITRVMISLPFIIMGSLLVEIYFGIPGMGQQLFTAITNKDFPVVEAITALLAALFIITNILTDVLYAVVDPRVTLK
- a CDS encoding ABC transporter permease, with product MSGSLLDRKIESELAEGKVGWLKSLRRSRAFRTFVRDKAAVVALCVIAVYISIAVLIVGSQLANKISGGRLSDTFIVKELSLERSTERVGPDSLPGFFEQAGPAKQIEHADFYMSDIERALSRQDPQVALDAISFAERDVAELPVEELRELMTQARDQLELVDQLYLDLELFREDLAYARDDLELAETEEEAEELRAEIEALAASIPEAKIELDAAIEQLQADVRALLPDPTGFDGIMYDLRLSLGTDTAGRSILWRAIYSIRVATQVGLVSAIIAVVVGAFLGATAGFFGGWVDHSIVWLYSTLSSVPYIVLLTVVAFVFGSMELTVPFTDGIKVHQTLIPMYVAFGVTFWIAPCRQIRGEALKIRSLDYVQSATALGAGRFYILRKHIIPNVLFLVFINFSLIFIGAIKSEVILSFLGIGVQGQPSWGVMISESRSEVLNQFFWQIGTATAFMFGLVLAFNVFSDALQDAFDPKHAR
- a CDS encoding SLC13 family permease → MGIEAVIVLGIVAAVLLALMFTRIAADAIMVSALTALLVVPVPTDTGIKLGVLDPGQAIGGFASTGLATVAVLFVVVTGLRETGGIDWISARVLGRPQSMRTGMVRMTLPVAGMSAFLNNTPVVALMIPAVSDWCKRTGLSPSKFMLPLSYAAILGGTCSLIGTSTNLVVAGMVIDQVDPDQLDPIGMFDITWVGLPCVVVGLAFLLLLGPRLLPNRGSPASVMADPREYTLEMIVPEGSTLAGKTVEAAGLRNLPGCFLVEVEREGGVMAAMGPHTVLRAGDRLVFAGVVEAIKDLQALRGLTPATDQVFKLDSPRFRRRLFEAVVSRTSPAAGQTIRAGRFRNTYDAVVIAVAREGERLKGKLGDIELKPGDTLLLEADPGFADRHRNSRDFLLVSALEDSAPRRHARAPLAAVFLAGMVALAALGVLDMLAAALVAAGLMVVTRCCTITEARRSIDWSVLIVIGAALGLGEALRVSGAAAGIADVILGTVGQHPWMVLLAIYVITSLATEVITNNAAVVLVFPIAVDAATRMDVSLMPFVIAIMIGGSASFATPLGYQTNLMVYGPGGYRFADFLRVGIPMNVIIGITAVILAPLVFPF
- a CDS encoding sulfotransferase domain-containing protein; translation: MSAGEDLPEAIGSPLPAGVRPVVVASHRRSGTHLMLDFLRRQFEACCPPFRLGVNPHRYLYFVIDRFRPEHRSHVGVQACQRMMATAPMPALKTHSTPDFPGIIAEARPLCEAALREGVVLYCVRDVRAVLASLHAFERVTKETAARSLSDYIRQDVGGRNRVRYWADHVQAWSNLSPAAQVIRYEHMVGDPGSMLAHLAAWLGQEPRRREPLLPPKLKYRQQLWLARLTGIPESTNVMGRKLGVRPHDWRTAYTDADLAFLEEHAGDTMRTLGYISGDDWNASPA